The following coding sequences lie in one Arachis ipaensis cultivar K30076 chromosome B03, Araip1.1, whole genome shotgun sequence genomic window:
- the LOC107632885 gene encoding uncharacterized protein LOC107632885, which produces MEFSSREAVIKAMKDYTIRRGVDYRVYESEPMTFYAKCTEYDNGCDWLIRITKMQKKYCWKIRRYNGSHTCTRSTISQDHSKLDSKTVAEVIKPLVEVNPSIKVKSVIAEVQSKFNYTISYRKAWLAKQQAVESIFGGWEVSYEALPIWFEVMCHKDPSAVVYFETMLAYQGDDLVPDIRVLHRVFWSYYPCIRAFRHCKPVVQIDKTHLYGKNKGCLLVAVSQDGNNNIVPIAFAIVEGETSDTCIIPHNTAY; this is translated from the coding sequence ATGGAATTCAGTTCAAGAGAGGCAGTAATCAAGGCAatgaaagattataccatccGGAGAGGTGTAGACTATCGGGTATATGAGTCGGAACCGATGACATTCTATGCCAAATGTACAGAATATGACAATGGTTGTGACTGGTTGATCAGGATTACCAAAATGCAGAAGAAGTACTGTTGGAAGATAAGGAGGTACAATGGAAGTCACACTTGTACCAGGTCTACTATTTCTCAAGACCATTCGAAGCTGGATTCCAAGACAGTTGCAGAAGTAATTAAGCCGTTGGTAGAGGTTAACCCGTCTATAAAGGTGAAATCAGTCATTGCTGAAGTCCAGTCAAAGTTTAACTACACCATCAGTTATCGCAAGGCTTGGTTAGCAAAGCAGCAGGCGGTGGAATCAATTTTCGGAGGTTGGGAAGTATCGTATGAAGCTTTGCCCATATGGTTTGAGGTCATGTGTCACAAGGATCCATCAGCAGTGGTTTACTTTGAAACAATGCTTGCTTACCAGGGGGATGATTTGGTTCCTGATATACGTGTACTACATAGAGTCTTTTGGAGTTATTACCCTTGTATAAGGGCCTTCAGACACTGCAAGCCAGTGGTGCAGATAGACAAAACTCATTTGTATGGAAAAAACAAGGGTTGTTTATTGGTTGCAGTCTCACAAGATGGTAATAACAACATCGTACCTATTGCATTTGCCATAGTGGAGGGAGAAACTTCTGATACATGTATTATTCCTCATAACACAGCATACTAA